The Malus sylvestris chromosome 3, drMalSylv7.2, whole genome shotgun sequence genomic sequence AAATTCTGACGACATTGACGAAAAGAATCATAAttacatgttttgatgagttgacaGACTaatggtaataaatttttagttgagaaactattattttaatttaattaaaattggtgaccattactacaatttcctCGAATATGATCATGTTGCCGTCGCTGCAAGTAGCACCACAAGAACGCTGCGTCACAGTTCACTCGCAAGCATTTTGTTCGTATCCCTCCTCGCCAGAACCTGTGGTGCTCCTTCAACCCTCAGAGAAAAGCTTCTCCCTCTCAAGCTCAAAGCTCCCTCAACCagtaagctctctctctctctctctactgtaAAATTTCCatttcaagagagagagagataagtgAACAGAGCAGCTTTAAAACCCCAGAAAACTGCTACCATTTGCATGCGGAATTTTGAATTTCCATTGATGTTGTTCAGTTAACTGGAAACCCGAGTGAAAGTCAGTAGCTTTTCTATCTGGGTTCTTtctaaattatcaaatcatggTCTCTGCAATGCTCAATGGGGCTGAGAATCTCACTCTTATCAGAGCAATAACCCCAAATGTGTAAAGTTTTCACGTGTCGGATCTTCACGGGAAGCAGTTTCTGAAAACGGGTTTTGCTTCAACCGCAAGAATACCCAAATCTTGCGCTAGAATCAATGTGCCCAGATGCAGCAGCAGCATCTCAGCTCCTCGGCCAGCTTCCCAGCCGAGGTTTATTCAGCACAAGAAGGAGGCTTTCTGGTTCTACAGATTCCTCTCAATTGTGTATGATCATGTTATAAACCCCGGGCATTGGACTGAGGACATGAGGGACGAGGCGCTTGAGCCGGCGGAGCTCACTGATCGGAGAATGATTGTGGTGGATGTTGGTGGCGGCACAGGGTTCACCACTCTGGGGATTGTGAAGCATGTGGATGCCAAGAATGTCACCATTCTTGACCAGTCACCTCACCAGCTTGCCAAGGCGAAACAGAAGGAGCCCTTGAAGGAGTGCAAGATTATTGAGGGTGATGCTGAGGACCTCCCTTTTCGAACTGATTACGCTGATCGATATGTGTCTGCTGGGAGGTACATTGCACATACATACACTTTTCATTTGTTGTGCTTTTCCAGCTTTGCTTGATCTTCAAGTTGCAAATTTGTTATGTAATGTGTTGATTTTGTGTCTATTTAAGGGCTGGAAAGTAGTCTCTGCCTATTAGGATGCTATTATACCCAAACGTGGGTTAGTCTAATTGGCTAAGACGGTGTTTAAATCCCCATCCTCGTAGGTTTGAGTAGTTCAGAATGTCGCCTTGTCAAAAAAGAATGCTATTACTCGATTGGAGCACGAACACCATGTTTGATTTTCAAATGCATTCTTCATTTGTATGATTGAACTCAAATATGTGGTAAAAATGTGCAGGATGGTATTCGCTTTTAGCTCATGTTGAATTTTGACACACACATGCTAACTTTTGTTGTCTTTCTAATGGGACTGTATGATTGCATTTTCTCAGCATCGAGTACTGGCCAGACCCGCAGCGTGGCATCAAGGAAGCATACAGGGTCCTAAAACTCGGAGGAAAAGCATGCGTAATTGGTCCTGTGTACCCAACATTTTGGTTATCTCGTTTCTTTGCCGATGTATGGATGCTTTTCCCAAAGGAGGAAGAGTACATTGAGTGGTTCCAGAAGGCTGGGTTTAAAGATGTCCAGCTGAAAAGAATTGGCCCAAAATGGTATCGTGGGGTTCGCCGCCATGGATTGATCATGGGATGTTCTGTAACAGGCGTTAAACCTGCATCCGGGGATTCGCCCTTACAGGTATTTTCTTCTGGAGAACTCTGGTTGACCTGTTTCTTGATGGTTAATGCTCTTCCATGTTTGATTTCTTATCAGTTTAGCATTTAGAGTT encodes the following:
- the LOC126617207 gene encoding 2-methyl-6-phytyl-1,4-hydroquinone methyltransferase, chloroplastic-like; its protein translation is MIMLPSLQVAPQERCVTVHSQAFCSYPSSPEPVVLLQPSEKSFSLSSSKLPQPLTGNPSESHFHVSDLHGKQFLKTGFASTARIPKSCARINVPRCSSSISAPRPASQPRFIQHKKEAFWFYRFLSIVYDHVINPGHWTEDMRDEALEPAELTDRRMIVVDVGGGTGFTTLGIVKHVDAKNVTILDQSPHQLAKAKQKEPLKECKIIEGDAEDLPFRTDYADRYVSAGSIEYWPDPQRGIKEAYRVLKLGGKACVIGPVYPTFWLSRFFADVWMLFPKEEEYIEWFQKAGFKDVQLKRIGPKWYRGVRRHGLIMGCSVTGVKPASGDSPLQVFSSGEL